Below is a window of Spirochaetaceae bacterium DNA.
GCCGGTGCCGCTTCCGACGACGACTGGGCTGCACTATTCATCGCGAGAGTTTCCAACCTGGTAGCTCGACGACGGGTTGCCGTAGCCCGGTGACGGTGGCTCGGTGGCATGACTCATTCCGACTCCTCCTTTGCGGCCGGCGGTTGGGCGGCACCGATCAGGTCGGCGATGCGCTCTACGCCGGAGTCTCGAAGATAGCCCTCCAGACCGTCCAGCACCTCCAGCGCGGCACTTGGATTGGTGAAGGTGGCGGTGCCGACCTGCACTGCGCTCGCCCCGGCCATCAGGAACTGCAGCGCGTCGCGGTGATCCATGATACCGCCGACACCCACCACCGGAATGTCCACCGCACCTGCCAACTGGTAGGTGAGGCGCACGGCCAACGGCCGGATCGCCGGCCCGGACAAGCCGCCGGTGACGTTGGCCAGCACCGGCCGGCGCCGCTCCAGGTCGATCACCATGCCGGGAATGGTGTTCATCACCGCCAGCGCATCCGCCCCCGCGGCCTCGGCGGCGCGCCCGATGGCGGCGATGTCGGCCACGTCCGGCCCCAGCTTGGCGATCACCGGCAGGCTGGTGACCGACCGCACCGCTCCTACCGCCTCGGCGGTCAGCTCCGGCTCGTGGGCGAACATCTTCGCGCCGTCGCCCGCGCCGTAGGCGACGTTGGGACACGACAGGTTCAACTCCAGGCCGTCCACCCCCGGCAGTCCATCCAGCCGCTCGGCGAGGGTCACGAACTCCCCTGTCGTGTAGCCCATGACCGACACCAGCACCACCGGATCGAGCCCCGCCAGGTACGGCAGCTTCTCCGTCACGAACCGGTCTATACCCACGTTCTGCAACCCGATGGCGTTGAGCATCCCAGCCGGCGTCTCCACGATGCGCGGCGGCGGATTCCCCGGCCGCGGCTTCACGGTCACCGTCTTGGTAACGATCCCCCCCAACCGCGCCAGATCCACCAGCCCCTCCAACTCGCTGGCGTACCCGAACGTCCCCGAAGCCACGAGCACCGGATTCGCCAACCTCAGCGTCCCAAGGTCGACCGTCAACGATGTGTTCCCCCTTACGGTCTCACGAGTGGGCATCGCTCTTCAAACGCCACTCAAGATCATCCAAAGTGAGCTTGCTTGGCTAGCCGGATCATCGCTGTGATGAGTTCGCGGTTGTCGTGCAGATCCGATTCTCGGATCTGCACCTTACACTTGTTTGATCCCTGCCTGTAGCCGATCTTCGCTAGGCTTGAGTTCTCGATACGAGAATCCACGTCTTGATCGTATGGGATCTTGAAGTGCACGTTGACGTGACCACTGCGCTTCGGCCACATCAAGACGAAGTTCTGTACTCCTTCCGCGCCACGGAGCCCGATATAGGACTTTATGTAGTGAGGTGTGATATCACCCTTCGTGACGCGAATCATCTCGATGATTCTGTCGCACAGCTTGAGAGCAGCGGGCGATGACTCTCTCTCCCATAGACTGCGATCTGCAGGTTCTCCATCGTCTTCTTCGTCAACTCCTCGCGGCATCGAGTCGAGCACTTGAGTTGCTACTATTGTCATATAATCGTTCACTTCTACCGCCTTGATCTGGAACGCTATGAGAGGAATCGCTTGGTTAAACAAACTGATGACGTTGAGAAACCGACTGGTAACGTCCTCGGCGATAATCACGGCAATGTGATCGTACTGCGGATACCTCTTCCGCTCGACATCCCAATACTCGATCGTCCGAATGAGGTGCGACTCATCAGTTGCACCAAGCTGCAACTCGACTTCATAGCGAGTGTCCGTCACGGGATCCACCAGCAACAGGTCGAGGCGTCCGCCACTCGGCTGTCGCCGTTCGCTATCTCGCACGTCGAGATTCCCGAGCCCGAGCAATGACGGGTTTTCGCGGATTCTTTCGTGCAACCAACGCTCATTGTAAATGGGATGGTCTTTCAGGCTGACATACTTCGGGATTACGAAGTCCATCGTGATTTCTCCTTCACCAAATGATGTGCTGGGCGGGGAAGACGGGGCCGTCGCGGCAGACCAGGGCGTAGGCGGGGCCGGCGGGGTCGTCGGGATTCGGGGTGTGGACGCGGATGGCGCAGCCGAGGCAGACGCCGAAGCCGCAGGCCATCGGTTCCTCCACGGCCACTTGGCTGGCGGCGCCGGTCGCGGCGGCGATTTCGGCGCACCGGTGGAGCATGGGATGCGGACCACACGCCAGCACGGTCGCGGGCGCCTCATTTCGTGCCGTGGCGGTCGCCAGGGCTTGTTCCAGGAGGTCGGTGACGAAGCCGTGGTGGCCGCGGGAGCCGTCGTCGGTGGCGGTATGCACCTGCCAGCCGAGGTTTGCGACTTCCTGCTCGCACAGCAGGAAGTCGGCGCAGGCGGCGCCGATCAGGGCGGTGCCGGTGAGCGGTGCCAGTTCGGCGGCGGCGTGCACCAGGGGTGGCACGCCTACCCCGCCGCCTGCCAGGATCACATCGCCCGCCGCGGCCGCGGCCAAGTCGAAGCCGTGGCCCAGCGGGCCGAGCAGGTCCAGCTCGGCGCCTTCGGCCAGACCGGCCAGGGCGCGCGTGCCCGGCCCGATGGCCCGTGACAGGAAGGTGCAGCGGTCGTCCTCGGCGGCCAGGAAGCTGAACGGGCGCGGCAGGAACACCAAGCCGCCGGGCACCCGGATCTGGGCGAACTGGCCGGCTCGCGCGCGCCGACCGATTTCACGGGTGGCCACGGTCAGCAGGTTGTGTTCCGGCGCCACGATGCGGTTGGCCAGCACCCGGCAGCGTTCCTGGAGCGGTGCGGCTACAGGTCCTGGAGGGCCCAAATCTGCAGTTCGCCTTGGCGCTCGGCGGCGATGCCGGTGACGGAGGCGTGGGCGCCGGCCATGGTGGTGACGCACGGCACGCCGCGCGCGAGCGCGAAGCGGCGGATGCGGTTCTCATGGTCGCGCGGGCGCTTGCCGGCGGGGGTGTTGATGATCAGAGCGATCTCGCCCGCCTCCATCAGGTCTATCGCGGTAGTGCCCTCGTCTTCCAGCTTGACCAGGCGGCGCGCGTCCAGCCCGGCGCGGGCGAGCACGTCAGCGGTGCCGGGCGTGGCGGCGAGACTGAATCCGAGCCGGTCCAGGGTGCGCGCCAGCTCCACCAGGTCGGGCTTGTCGGCGTCGCGCACGCTCATGAACACGGTGCCGGAGTGCGGCAGGGAGGCGCCCGCCCCCGCCTGCGCCTTGGCGAACGCCCGCCCGAAGCTCTGGTCGATGCCCATAACCTCGCCGGTGGACTTCATCTCCGGCCCCAGCGCCACCTCGGCGCCCTGGAACTTGCCGAACGGCAGCACCACTTCCTTGACCGCGAAGTTGGCGGGGTCCGGATCTTGCACCAGGCCGAGGTCTTCGAGCCGTGCGCCACACATGATGTGGGTGGCCAGCCGCGCCAGCGGCACGCCGATCGCCTTGGACACGAACGGCACCGTGCGCGACGCGCGCGGGTTGACCTCCAGCACGTAGATGACATCCGCGCGCACCGCGAACTGGATGTTCATCAGTCCGCGGATGCCCAGTTCGCGCCCGAGCGCCACGCTCTGCCGGCGGATCTCGGCCACCACGGCCGCCGGCAGGGAGTGGGGCGGCAGGCAGCAGGCGCTGTCGCCCGAATGCACCCCCGCCTCCTCGATGTGCTGCATGACGCCCGCTACCACGAACCGCTCGCCGTCGCCGATCAGGTCGACGTCGATCTCTATCGCCTCTTCCAGGAACTTGTCCACCAGGATCGGACGCGGCCGCTGCGCGTCGTGGCCGCCCATCTGCTCGGCGTACAGCGCCATGTAGGCGCGCACCATGGCGTCGTCGTAGACGATCTCCATCGCCCGCCCGCCCAGGACGTAGGACGGGCGCACCAGCACCGGGTAGCCGATGCGGCGCGCCTCGGCGAGCACCTCGTCCACCGTGTGCGCGATGCCGCTCTCCGGCTGGCGCAATCCCAGCCTCTGCAGCAACTCGCGGAACCGGGCGCGGTCCTCGGCGCGGTCGATGGCGTCGATCGGCGTGCCGAGCACCTTCACGCCGAGCGCCTCCAGACCGTGCGCCATGTTCAGGGGTGTCTGGCCGCCGAACTGGAGGATTACGCCGACCGGGCGCTCCTTGTCGTAGATGTTGGCCACGTCTTCGACGGTGAGCGGCTCGAAGTAGAGGCGGTCGGAGGTGTCGTAATCGGTGGACACGGTCTCCGGGTTGCAGTTGACCATGATCGACTGCACGCCGCGCTCGCGCAGCGCGAACGACGCCTGGCAACAGCAGTAGTCGAACTCGATGCCCTGGCCGATGCGGTTGGGGCCGCCGCCGATGATCATCGCTTTGTCCACCGGCTCCACCGCCACCTCGTCCTCCATCTCGTAGGTGGAGTAGAAGTACGGAGTGTACGCCTCGAACTCCGCCGCGCAGGTGTCAACCAGCTTGTAGGAGGGGCGCACGCCCAGTTCCAGCCGGCGCGCCCGCATCACCCGTTCCTCGAAGCCGGTCATCTCCGCCAGTTGGCGGTCCGAGAAGCCCGCCCGCTTGGCACGGCGCACCGCGTCCGCGTCGAGCTCGGGCCCGCGCGCCGCCACGGCCGCCCGGAACCCGCCCTCCAGGTCCAGGATCTGCGCCATGTTGTCCACAAACCAGGGATCGATGCAGGTGTGCTCCGCGACTTCATCCACGCTCATGCCGCGCTCCAACGCCGCGCGCATGAAGAACAGCCGCTCCGCGTTGGGGCGGCGCAGGCCCGCCACCACCGCCTCCGGCGGCAGGCCGTTGTCGCGCTGCCACCAGAACCCGCAGGCGTCGGTCTCCAGGCCGCGCAGCCCCTTCTGAAACGCCTCCTTGAAGGTACGCCCGAGCGCCAGCACCTCGCCCACGCTCTGCATCTGCGTGGTCAGCGTGGCGTCCACGCCCGGGAACTTCTCGAACGCGAAGCGCGGCAGCTTCACCACGCAGTAGTCGATGGTGGGCTCGAAGCAGGCGGGGGTCTGCTTGGTGATGTCGTTGGGGATCTCGTCCAGCGTCCAGCCCACGGCCAGCTTGGCGGCGAACTTGGCGATCGGGAAGCCGGTCGCCTTGGAGGCCAGCGCCGACGAGCGCGACAGGCGCGGGTTCATCTCGATCACCACCAGCTTCCCGTCCGCGGGATTGACGGCGAACTGGATGTTGGAGCCGCCGGTTTCGACGCCGACCGCCCGGATCACCTTGATGGCGGCGTCGCGCATGTCCTGGTACTCGCGGTCGGTCAGCGTCTGCGCCGGCGCCACGGTGATCGAGTCGCCGGTGTGCACGCCCATCGGGTCGACGTTCTCGATGGAGCAGATCACCACCACGTTGTCGCGTCGGTCGCGCATCAGCTCCAGCTCGAACTCCTTCCAGCCGTACACCGACTGCTCCACCAGCACCTCGGTGTTGAGGGACAGCTCCAGGCCGCGCGTGGCGATGTCGAGTAACTGCTCGGGCGTGTGCGCGATGCCGCCGCCGGCGCCGCCGAGCGTGTAACTCGGGCGCAGCACCACCGGCAGGCCCATGTCGCGCACGTGCGCCTCAACCTCGTCCAGGCTGTGCGCGATCGCCGCCGGCGGCACCGCCAGACCGATCGACTGCATCAGGGAGCGAAACTGCTCGCGGTTCTCGGCGCGCTGAATGGTGGCCAGGTCGGCGCCGAGCATCTCCACCCCGTAGCGCTCGAACAGGCCCGCCTCGGCGGCGCTCACCGCCAGGTTGAGGGCGGTCTGGCCGCCGAGCGTGGTCAGTACCGCGTCGGGCCGCTCGCGCGCCAGGATCTGCTCCAGCACCGGCAGCGTGATCGGCTCCACGTAGGTGCGGTCGGCAATCTCCGGGTCGGTCATGATGGTGGCCGGATTGGAGTTCAGCAGCACCACCTGGTAGCCGTCGTCGCGCAGTGCCTTACACGCCTGCGTGCCGGAGTAGTCGAACTCGCACGCCTGGCCGATCACGATCGGCCCGGCGCCGAGCATAAGGATGCGCTCGATATCGGTGCGTTTTGGCATGTTCAGGCAGAGTGCTCCATGGCGTCGACGAAGCGGTCGAACAGGTATTGGGCGTCGTGCGGGCCGGGGGCGGCCTCGGGGTGGTACTGGATCGCGAACAGCGGGCGCGCGCGGTGCTCCAGGCCCTCGATGGTGCCGTCGTTGAGGTTGACGTGGGTGACGCGCAGGTGCGCCGGCAGGGAGTCGGCATCAACCGCATAACCGTGGTTCTGGCTGGTGATCGAGATGACGCCGGTGCGTTCCTCGCGCACCGGGTGGTTGGCTCCGTGGTGGCCGAACTTGAGCTTGTAGATGTTGGCGTCCAGGGCCAGGCTCATGATCTGCAGGCCCAGGCAGATGCCGAACACCGGCAGGTTGCGGTGCGCGTCGAGCAGCTCGCGCACGGTGGCGGCCAGGTAGGGCGCCTGCTCCGGGTCGCCGGGGCCGTTGGACAGGAACAGGCCGTCCGGCTCCAGCGCCGAGATTTCCTCCGCCGTTGCGGTGGCCGGCGCCACGGTAACGCGGCAGCCGCGCGCCGCCAAGTGGCGCATGATGTTGTGCTTGGCGCCAGCATCTATCGCCACCACGTGATGCGCGCCGCGCCCGGACGGGTCCGCTGCCTGCCGGCCGGCGATCCCGGCGCCGTGGCGTGCCGCTACGTGGTCCGGGGCGACGCCGGACGGGTCCGCGACGACGGAATCGGCGCCGGCGGCGCTGACGGTCCGTCGCACGGCGCGCACGCCGCCTGGTTCATGCCCGCCCGCCGCGCACGCCGCGGTGTTGGCCGATTCGCCGCCACGCGACGCTGACGCGGACGCACCCGGGCGGCCACCCGCAGGTGCGGTCTGCGCGCCGGCCGCGAGCTGGCCGGCAAGCGGATCGTAAGAGTCCGCCGGCAGGCGCAGCGGCGCGATGCCTGCCGAGGTCACGCCGCGGACCAGGTCCAGCTCGCCGAGCTTGGGAGCCTCGCGCGCCTTGCGCACCAGCGAGTCCGCATCCAGGTCGGTGGTGGAGATCACCCCGGTCTTGGCGCCGTGCAGGCGCAGGTGGCGGGTGAGCGCGCGCGTGTCCACCTCGTCGATGCCGACGATGCCGTGCTTCTTCAGGTAGCTGCCCAGGTCGCCGGTGGCGCGCCAGTTGGAGTGGCGGGCGGCCAGCTCGCGCACGATCAGGCCGCGCGTCCACGGCTGCCGCGACTCGGGGTCGTCCTCGTTGACCCCGTAGTTGCCGATCAGCGGATAGGTAAGGCACACCAACTGCCCCGAGTAGGAGGGATCGGTGAGGATCTCCTGGTAGCCGGTCATGGCAGTGTTGAACACCACCTCGCCGGTCACCTCGCCGTCGGCGCCGACCGCCCGGCCCGGAAACAGGGCACCGTCCTCCAGCGCCAGCAGGGCACGCCGTTCGGTCATGGCGCCGCCGCCTCCCGTTCCCGGCGCGGCGACTGCCGCGCGCACCGGGCGCACGCGTGCCGCGGTCATACCACCGCCTTCGCGGTCTCGCGCTGCTCCGCGGCCGGCACCACGATGCCGCCGGCACGCAAGCGCACCTCGCCGGCCAGCAGGCAGTCGCTGGCGCGGCCGGTCAACGTCTTGCCCCAATACGGCGAGTTGCGGGATCTGGAATGTGCGGTGGCGTCGTCGTATACCCACCTCGCGCCGGGATCGACCACGGTCACGTCGGCCACCGCGCCAACCTCCAGGCTGCCGCGCTCTACGCCGATCAGCCGCGCCGGCTGCACCGCCATCATGCGCACCAGTTGCTCCAGGCTGATCACGCCCTCGCGCTCCAACGCCAGCATCAGCGGCAGCATCGTCTCTACCCCGGTGATGCCGTTGGGTGCCTGGTCGAATTCCACGTCCTTCTCGTAGTCGGCATGCGGAGCGTGGTCGCTGCCCACGATCGTGATGGTGCCGTCCGCCACCCCGGCGCGCACCGCGGCCACGTCGGCGGCGGTGCGCAGCGGCGGGTACATTTTGGCGTGCGTGTTGTAGCGCAACACCGCCTCCTCGGTGAGAAACAGGTAATGCGGGCAGGTCTCGGCGGATACCTCGATGCCGGCCGCCCGCGCCTGGCGGATCAGCTCCACCGACCGCCCGCAGGAGACGTGCTGGAAGTGAATGCGGCCGCCGGCGAGCGCCGCGATCTCCAGGTCACGCGCCACCATCGCCGACTCCGCCTGGCAGGGACTGCCGATCAGCCCCAGCCGTGTGGCCACCACCCCCTCGTTGATGGCCCCGCCCTGCGACAACTCCGGATCTTCCTCGTGCAGCAGCAACGGCAGGTCGAACTTGCGGGCGTACTCCAGCGCCCGGCGCAGGATCGCCGACGACACCACCGGCTTGCCGTCGTCCGACAGCGCCACCGCGCCGCCGTTGCGCAACTCGCCGAATTCGGTGAGCTGCTTGCCCTCCTGGCGCACCGTCACGGCGCCAACCGGCCACAGGTTGATCAGGTCCAGGCGGCGCGCCTCGCGGCGCAGGAACTCCATGTCGGCGCGGGTATCGGAAACCGGGTCGGTGTTGGGCATCGGGCACACGCCGGTAAAGCCGGCCGCCAGCGCGGCGCGCAGCCCGCTCTCGACGGTTTCCTTGTACTCGTAGCCGGGCTGCCGCAGGTGGACGTGCACGTCGATCAACCCGGGGAACACCAGTTTGCCGCGTGCGTCGATGATCCGGGCGCCCGCACGTGAGGCGGCAGCCGCGAGATCGGCGCCGACCTGCCGCACGCGGCCGTTGGCCACCAGCAGGTCGAGCAGGGCGTTCACCCCGTTGGCCGGGTCTACCAGCCGGCCACCGCGCACGAGGATCGACTCCATCGTCACGCTCCGCCGGCCGCGGTGGCGGCGCCGGCGCCTCCGCCCGCGTCCGCGACACCGCTCGCGTCCGGTTCGCGCGTCAGGGTGGTGTGGAACAGTACCGACATGCGCACCGCCATGCCGTTGGTCACCTGGTCCAGGATCAGCGAGTGGGTGCCGTCCGCCACCTCGGCGGCCACCTCGATGCCGCGGTTCACCGGCCCCGGGTGCAGTACCAGCAGGTTCGGCTTGGCGCGCCGCAAGCGTTCGAGCGACAGCCCGTACTCGACCGCGTACTCGCGCACCGACGGGAAGTAGGCGCCGCTCTGCCGCTCGAACTGGATGCGCAGGATGTTGAGCACGTCGGCATCCTCGATCACCTCGTCGAGATCGTAGGAAACCGTGGCACCCAGTTGCTCGATGCCGTGTGGAATCAGCGTCGGCGGACCGCACACCGTGACCACGGCGCCGAGCTTGCGCAAACCCCACAGGTTGGAGCGCGCCACGCGCGAGTGCAGGATGTCGCCGACCAGGCACACGTGCAGTCCCTCCAGCGGCAGATGCTCGCGGATGGTGAAGATGTCCAGCAGGCCCTGGGTCGGATGCTCGTGGATGCCGTCGCCCGCGTTGACCACGCTGGCGGCCAGCTCCCTGGCGAGCAGCTCCGCGGCGCCCGACGAGGCATGGCGTACCACCACGGTGTCCACCTGCATCGCCTCGATGTTCTTGGCGGTGTCGATCAGGCTCTCGCCCTTCTGCACGCTGGAGGTGGAACCCTGGAAGTTGATGGTGTCCGCGGACAGGCGCTTGGCGGCCAGTTCGAAGCTGGTGCGGGTGCGGGTGGAGGACTCGAAGAACATGTTGGCGATGGTCTTGCCACGCAGCGCCGGTACCTTCTTCACCTGCCGCGCGGACACCTCCTTGAACGACTCCGCGGTGTCGAGCAGCAGCTCAATTTCGGTGCGGTCGAGCTCCTCCATCGAGACCAGGTCCTTGCGGCGCCAGGACACGGCGGGGTCGGTCGATCCGGTACTCCCGCCGCCCTCGGGCACGGGCGCGGCCGGCACCGGATGCGCGGCAGCCGGATCGGCCGCTGCCGGAGCGACGGTCGCCGCACCGCCGGCTCCCATCGCGGGGACCGAATCGGAGATTGCCGGAAGCGCGGTCGCGGGACCGGACGCGGTTGCCGGGCGCACCCTACTGCTCCCCACGGTGTGCGATCACGACCTCTTCGACGGGGTCGGTGTCGCTGAGCCGTACGTGAATGATCTCCGCGCTGCTGGTGGGCACGTTCTTGCCCACGTAGTCGGCGCGGATCGGATACTCGCGGTGGCCGCGGTCGATTACCACGGCGAGCTGGATGCGGCGCGGGCGCCCGAACGCCATCAGCGCGTCGAGGGCGGCGCGCGTGGTGCGGCCGGTGTAGAGCACGTCGTCGACCAGCACCACCACCCGGTCTTCGAGCGTAAAGTCGATCTCGGTCCTGCCCACCACCGGCGCGGCGGCGACGTGGCTCAGGTCGTCGCGGTACAGGCTGATGTCGAGGATGCCGAGCGGCGGCTCGGTCCCGGTGATCTCGCTCACCGTCTGCTGCAGGCGGCGCGCCAGCGGCACGCCGCGGGTGCGGATCCCGACGAACACCACTTGGTCGACATCGCGGTTGCGCTCCACCACCTCGTGCGCCAGCCTCCTCAGGCAGCGCGCCAGGTCTGCCGCGTCCAGGATGCGCCGCTCCCGGTGGCCGGGATGCGGTTCAGCCATCGCCATACTCCCTCCCAGTCCGTAAGGCAAAGTGGACAAAAAAATAGCCTCCTGGCGCCCGCACGCTTGCGTTGCCGTTGCGCGCGAGCCGGAGACTTCGCCGGCTGTTCGTGGTTACAAGATCAGAATTCAAGTGTCCGTCCTTTCCGGCCTCGCGGGACCGGGTTAAAGGATGGGCGTATGCTACTCCATCAAAGCGACGCCGTCAACTGCCCGCGGCTATCGAGCCGGAGCCCACATCAGGGCGCGAATCTCGCCGAACTCGTGGCGCATCTTGTCCCACCGGTCGCCGCCGTCGGCGGAGCGGTACAGCTCGCCGGAACAGGTGTACGCGTACACCAAGTCGGGATCGGCGGTGTGAGTCGCGTAGTCCCAGATGGTGGAGTTGGGATCCACCGGCAACGCGATCCGCTGCCAGCTCGTGCCGCCGTCCCGCGAGCGCAGCACCGCGCCTTCCGATCCGGGCGGCCCGTTGCCGTTGCCCAGGAAGATGGTGTCGGGTTTCCCGGCCTGCTGGCGGATGCCGCGGAAGTAGTTCCACGGCGCGATGCCGCTCAGGTCCTGGCGCCGCCAGCTCGCGCCCTCGTCGCCGCTCACGTTGACGCCGTTGTTGGTCGCCGCCACCAGGGTGCGCGAGCCGTTGACCGGAACCACCACCATGCCGTGCACGTCCAGCGAAGAGAGCCCGTCCGCGTGCCGGCTCCAGGTGTCGCCGGCGTCGTCGCTACGGAAGGCGCCGTCGATCTCCACCCCCACCCACACGCCGCGCGGGGCGATCGGATCGGGGACGATGGTGGTGATGCGGGTGAACTCGATCACCGGGCACTCGGTACTCGCGCCGAGCTGCGCGTCATGCCAGGTGTCGCCGCCGTCGGTGGAGCGGTAGACGCCCGCCGGGCGGGTGCCGGCGAACACCGTGTCCGGATCGCCGGGCAGCACCATCAGCGCCCACACCTGCATGCCGTCCATGGGGCTGTCCAGCCGCTGCCAGTTGTCGCCGCCGTCGGTGGAGCGGTACACCCCGGCGTGGGTGCCGGCGAAGATGCGGCTCGGGTTGCCGGGGTGTGCGGCCAGCGCGCGTACCTCCCCCTCGATGTACAGGCCGTTGTTCGACGGGCGCTTGAAGGTCGCGCCGCCGTCGTCGCTGATGTACAGCCCCTCCCCTACCGTGCCCACAAATACCCGTTCGTCACCGTTCGCCATACTGTTCACTAGGCCTCCCCGCGGGGCCGCTTGTCAACCGCGCGGCCGCGGTACGCCACCGCGCTCAATGTTCCTTGGGCGGGTGGCGGGCAAGCGCGGCCTCGTCCGGCTCGGTGCCCCAGCCGGGGGTGTCGGGCAGGTGCAGGTGTCCGTCGCGGATGTCGGGTGCCGCGGTGAACAGCTCATCGTCCCACGGGCCGCGGTCGACGTCGGTCTCCATGATGCGCAGGTTGGTCACCGCCGCGCACAGGTGGGCGCTGATCATCGTCGCCAGGTGGCCGTAGTAGTTGTGCGGCGCCACGTTCACTTGGTGGGCGTCAGCGAGCGCGGCGATCTTCAGCGACTGCCAGGCGCCGTTCCACACCGCGTCGATGATCGCCACGTCCATCGCCTGCAGCCGCAGGAACGGCAGATACGAGGTCGGGGTGATGATCGACTCGCACGAGGCGATCGCGTGCGGGCTGCCGCGGCGCACGTCGGCCAGCGCCTCCGGATGCGGCGAGTCGATCTCGAACCAGAAGATGTCCAGGTCGGCGAGCGCCCGCAGGATGCGCAGGTAGCCCTCCGGCCTGGCGTTGTAGTTGAGGTCGACCAGGATGTCCACGTCGGGGCCGGCGCCGGCGCGAAACGCCTCCAGGTGGGCGCGGAGCTGGCGGACGATGTGCCGCTCCACGTTCTGGTCCGGCTGAAACGGGCGTCCGAACCCGGGCGCCCAGCCCGTCACCCGCTCCCCGCTGTAGTCGAAGATGTTGGTCTTGAGCGCGGTAAACCCCGCCTCGCGCACCTCCGTCCCCAGCGCCCGGATGCCGTCCAGGCCGGAGACCACCGGGCCGTGCAGGCCGGGATGTGCGATGCGCCACGTGCCGCAGTGCGACCAGTACACCCGGATGCGGTCGCGCACCCGGCCGCCGAGCAGCTCGCAGCACGGCACGCCGAGCAGCTTGGCCTTGGCGTCCAGCAGAGCATTCTCGATCGCCCCGACTCCCATCGCCATGACGCCCGACATCGACTGGCGCGCCCGCGCGTGCAGCCGGGCGAACACCCGTTCGTTGTCCTGTACGCGCTCGCCCACCACGGACGGGGCCAGCCGCTCCACCACGCTGGTCACCCCGGCGGCGCCCTGGTGCTCGTCGTACTCGCTCCAGCCCACGATACCGTCCTCGGCGGTGAGCTTGACG
It encodes the following:
- a CDS encoding mandelate racemase/muconate lactonizing enzyme family protein — encoded protein: MRVIGIETRHCDAGWRNYHFVKLTAEDGIVGWSEYDEHQGAAGVTSVVERLAPSVVGERVQDNERVFARLHARARQSMSGVMAMGVGAIENALLDAKAKLLGVPCCELLGGRVRDRIRVYWSHCGTWRIAHPGLHGPVVSGLDGIRALGTEVREAGFTALKTNIFDYSGERVTGWAPGFGRPFQPDQNVERHIVRQLRAHLEAFRAGAGPDVDILVDLNYNARPEGYLRILRALADLDIFWFEIDSPHPEALADVRRGSPHAIASCESIITPTSYLPFLRLQAMDVAIIDAVWNGAWQSLKIAALADAHQVNVAPHNYYGHLATMISAHLCAAVTNLRIMETDVDRGPWDDELFTAAPDIRDGHLHLPDTPGWGTEPDEAALARHPPKEH
- a CDS encoding aspartate carbamoyltransferase catalytic subunit — translated: MGAGGAATVAPAAADPAAAHPVPAAPVPEGGGSTGSTDPAVSWRRKDLVSMEELDRTEIELLLDTAESFKEVSARQVKKVPALRGKTIANMFFESSTRTRTSFELAAKRLSADTINFQGSTSSVQKGESLIDTAKNIEAMQVDTVVVRHASSGAAELLARELAASVVNAGDGIHEHPTQGLLDIFTIREHLPLEGLHVCLVGDILHSRVARSNLWGLRKLGAVVTVCGPPTLIPHGIEQLGATVSYDLDEVIEDADVLNILRIQFERQSGAYFPSVREYAVEYGLSLERLRRAKPNLLVLHPGPVNRGIEVAAEVADGTHSLILDQVTNGMAVRMSVLFHTTLTREPDASGVADAGGGAGAATAAGGA
- the pyrR gene encoding bifunctional pyr operon transcriptional regulator/uracil phosphoribosyltransferase PyrR is translated as MAEPHPGHRERRILDAADLARCLRRLAHEVVERNRDVDQVVFVGIRTRGVPLARRLQQTVSEITGTEPPLGILDISLYRDDLSHVAAAPVVGRTEIDFTLEDRVVVLVDDVLYTGRTTRAALDALMAFGRPRRIQLAVVIDRGHREYPIRADYVGKNVPTSSAEIIHVRLSDTDPVEEVVIAHRGEQ